From Phragmites australis chromosome 5, lpPhrAust1.1, whole genome shotgun sequence, a single genomic window includes:
- the LOC133917707 gene encoding uncharacterized protein LOC133917707 encodes MDINGSKIEAITLNNNVERFNTLLAEGCIYTLHEVRFDPNWEEAMQFRNIGHRYECVLNDRTRVESYTMPIQFPLYPKHLMPIHEVYRRPNKTFVDVAGVVVHWCKLEHVGRSKPYREVILMDTRFNLIVVGIWCELLERYAISLQSAGNNKHVIIGTMLKLNKRHSE; translated from the exons CAAT GGATCCAAAATAGAAGCAATTACATTGAACAACAACGTTGAGAGATTCAACACTTTACTCGCAGAAGGGTGCATTTATACCCTGCATGAAGTGAGATTCGATCCTAACTGGGAGGAGGCGATGCAGTTTCGGAATATTGGGCACCGGTATGAGTGTGTCTTGAACGACCGCACTAGAGTTGAGTCGTATACCATGCCTATTCAATTTCCGCTCTATCCGAAGCATCTCATGCCAATCCATGAAGTGTACCGACGTCCTAACAAGACGTTTGTAG ATGTAGCCGGAGTTGTTGTGCACTGGTGTAAACTTGAGCACGTTGGTCGCAGTAAACCCTACAGAGAGGTCATACTAATGGACACAAG GTTCAACCTTATAGTTGTTGGAATTTGGTGTGAGCTTTTAGAGCGGTATGCGATAAGCTTGCAATCTGCGGGAAATAATAAACACGTTATCATTGGGACCATGCTGAAATTGAATAAGAGACACAGTGAGTGA